ACTGTTGCCATCACTGTTAAATACGTTAGTAAAAAACGACAGCGCAGGCGTTGAAACATTTGCTTAGGGGTTCGATTTGAGTCTGTAGCCCAACCCGTAAACTGTTTCAATAAAGTCATCAGGCGCTCCTACTCCTTTCAATTTCTGCCGTAGACGCTTAATATGAGCCTTAATTGTGTCTTCTCCTGGTGGTTCTTCAAAAGACCAAAGATTCTCTAAAATGGCATTTCGGTTAAGCACACTGCTACCTTGACGCAAGAAAAGCTCTAAAAGGCGGTACTCTTTTGGGGTAATTTGCAATGGTTGCTGATGATAAGTGACTTCACAAGTATTCGAGTTTAGACACAAACCTCCCCATTCTAAAGCAGGAGGCAAAGTTGAATTGCCTCGCCGGATTAAAGCACGA
The sequence above is drawn from the Gloeocapsopsis sp. IPPAS B-1203 genome and encodes:
- a CDS encoding response regulator transcription factor; protein product: MRILLVEDDERIADSLAEALSDQHYVVDIAADGQSGWEFVKSFTYNLLVLDLMLPKIDGISLCQKLRLQGYSMPILMLTARDTTSDQVKGLDAGADDYVIKPYKLQELMARIRALIRRGNSTLPPALEWGGLCLNSNTCEVTYHQQPLQITPKEYRLLELFLRQGSSVLNRNAILENLWSFEEPPGEDTIKAHIKRLRQKLKGVGAPDDFIETVYGLGYRLKSNP